The proteins below come from a single Chryseobacterium bernardetii genomic window:
- a CDS encoding ribonuclease HII, whose protein sequence is MELLHKWTDHYIEAGCDEVGRGCLSGPVVAAAVILDDKFKQNLVNDSKKLTFKTRMDLDSYIKDNVKNYAIAELPPAFIDEHNILNASIHAMHRALDQLTITPELILVDGNKFHPYNYIPHQCIIKGDSKVLSIAAASILAKNYRDRLMIELHEEFPEYGWNTNFGYATKKHQEALIKHGPTVHHRQSFRLKYD, encoded by the coding sequence ATGGAATTATTACATAAATGGACAGACCATTACATTGAAGCAGGATGTGATGAAGTAGGAAGAGGATGTTTAAGCGGACCGGTAGTTGCAGCAGCTGTCATTTTAGATGATAAATTCAAACAGAATCTGGTTAATGATTCAAAAAAGCTGACATTTAAAACGAGAATGGATCTGGACAGCTACATTAAAGATAATGTAAAAAATTATGCAATTGCAGAACTTCCACCTGCATTCATTGATGAGCATAACATTCTTAATGCAAGTATTCATGCCATGCATCGTGCTTTAGATCAATTAACAATAACCCCGGAACTTATTTTAGTGGATGGAAATAAATTTCATCCATACAATTATATTCCACATCAATGCATCATAAAAGGTGATTCAAAAGTACTCTCTATTGCTGCGGCATCTATTCTCGCTAAAAATTACAGAGATAGATTAATGATTGAGCTTCATGAAGAGTTTCCTGAATACGGATGGAATACCAATTTCGGATATGCTACAAAGAAGCATCAGGAAGCACTTATAAAGCACGGTCCAACAGTACATCATCGACAGTCATTCAGATTAAAATATGACTGA
- the yidC gene encoding membrane protein insertase YidC yields the protein MQQNNGIDKKQMISFAVLCLILFGAMFYFQNKQMKEEELKAQQQKTEQVKNAVKQAQATNINPNVTPGAIQTANLSNKELNIEFSSLGGQVSKVQLSEYKAYNNKTDQADLPLYLINKNNSNYGFQFKDKTGKVINTKDLVFTPAVNGNAVTMTANYNGAVIQFIYTLLPKYTLDFKVRTQGLSAVTSDNKADFIWDYNVRNLEKGRAQEQSHSEFSYAFNNYKDYDYDGRTTMDEEKETLNWIGVKQQFFSSVIEAKNGFTQSKGNQENVEEGEYLKKFNYEGFVQMTGSELNQDFTWYFMPLDLPLLKSYDKNFDEILPLGWSFIGAMNRYFFMWLYAIIASWGLSAGWVIFAMTIIVKLILSPIMYKQHKLSAMMKVIRPEIDEVNAKFKDADPMKKQQATMEVYRKAGVNQMAGCLPALVQIPIFYALFRFFPNFIDLRGQGFWFAKDLTAYDDLIKLPFKVPFLGDHLSIFALACTIVILIYTVMTSGNMQQPQQEGMPNMKVLMYIFPITFLFFLNTSASGLSWYYFVSNAINILIILVIKYVILDEKKIHAQIQANKEKPKTEGKFQKKMREMMEQAQQQQQAQEQQRKKK from the coding sequence ATGCAACAAAACAACGGAATCGATAAGAAGCAGATGATTAGTTTCGCGGTTTTATGCCTGATTCTCTTCGGTGCAATGTTCTATTTCCAGAACAAGCAGATGAAAGAAGAAGAGTTAAAAGCTCAGCAGCAGAAAACGGAACAGGTGAAAAATGCCGTAAAACAAGCTCAGGCCACCAATATCAATCCAAATGTAACTCCTGGCGCAATTCAAACCGCTAATTTGTCTAATAAAGAACTTAATATTGAATTTTCAAGCTTAGGAGGACAGGTTTCTAAAGTTCAGCTTTCAGAATACAAAGCATATAATAATAAAACAGATCAGGCTGATCTTCCGCTTTATCTTATTAATAAAAATAATTCAAACTACGGTTTTCAGTTTAAAGACAAAACAGGAAAAGTAATTAATACTAAAGATTTAGTTTTTACACCTGCTGTTAATGGAAATGCTGTAACCATGACGGCTAACTATAATGGTGCTGTTATCCAGTTTATTTATACATTACTTCCGAAATATACACTTGATTTTAAAGTAAGAACTCAAGGTCTTTCAGCAGTTACTTCTGATAACAAAGCAGATTTTATCTGGGATTATAATGTAAGAAACCTTGAAAAAGGTAGAGCACAGGAACAGTCTCACTCAGAATTCTCTTATGCTTTCAATAATTATAAAGATTATGATTATGATGGAAGAACCACGATGGATGAGGAGAAAGAAACACTTAACTGGATTGGTGTAAAACAACAGTTCTTCTCTTCTGTGATTGAAGCAAAAAACGGATTTACTCAGAGTAAAGGAAATCAGGAAAATGTAGAAGAAGGGGAATATCTGAAGAAATTCAACTATGAAGGTTTTGTTCAGATGACCGGAAGCGAACTGAATCAGGATTTTACATGGTATTTTATGCCATTAGATTTACCATTGCTGAAATCTTACGATAAAAACTTTGATGAAATTCTTCCGCTAGGATGGTCTTTCATTGGAGCGATGAACCGTTATTTCTTCATGTGGTTATATGCAATTATTGCTAGCTGGGGATTATCTGCAGGTTGGGTAATCTTTGCCATGACGATCATTGTAAAATTAATCTTATCTCCAATTATGTACAAACAGCATAAGCTGAGCGCAATGATGAAGGTAATTCGTCCGGAAATTGATGAGGTTAATGCTAAATTTAAGGATGCAGATCCAATGAAGAAGCAGCAGGCAACAATGGAAGTATACAGGAAAGCCGGAGTAAACCAGATGGCAGGATGTTTACCGGCATTGGTGCAAATTCCGATCTTCTATGCATTATTCCGTTTCTTCCCTAACTTTATTGATTTGAGAGGACAAGGCTTCTGGTTTGCAAAAGACTTAACCGCTTATGATGATTTGATTAAATTGCCATTTAAAGTTCCATTCCTTGGAGATCACTTAAGTATTTTTGCATTGGCTTGTACAATTGTTATTTTGATCTATACGGTAATGACATCAGGAAATATGCAACAGCCACAGCAGGAGGGAATGCCCAATATGAAAGTATTAATGTATATCTTCCCGATTACATTCTTATTCTTCCTGAATACCTCGGCATCAGGTCTTTCATGGTACTATTTCGTATCAAATGCGATCAACATTTTAATCATTCTTGTGATTAAATATGTAATTCTTGATGAAAAGAAAATTCACGCTCAGATTCAGGCTAATAAAGAAAAGCCAAAAACGGAAGGTAAATTCCAGAAGAAGATGAGAGAAATGATGGAGCAGGCCCAACAGCAACAACAGGCTCAGGAGCAGCAAAGAAAAAAGAAATAA